In a single window of the Candidatus Auribacterota bacterium genome:
- the cas1e gene encoding type I-E CRISPR-associated endonuclease Cas1e: MSTGNNPLLPKLSPISIKERISLVFVEKGNIDVLDGAFVVVDITGVRTHIPVGGVSCLMLEPGTRLSHAAAVLASRVGCLICWIGEAGVRLYSSGQPGGARADRLLYQAKLALDDEARLKVVRKMYKVRFQEEPPAKRSINQLRGIEGARVRKMYDLLAKRYGVEWKHRNYDAEKWESGDLPNRCLSSATACLYGITEAAVLAAGYAPAIGFIHTGKPLSFVYDIGDLFKFETVVPVAFQIAAKRPDNPEQAVRLACREVFRSSKLLTRIIPTIEEVLAAGGLQMPEAPADAIEPAIPNTEGLGDAGHRY; the protein is encoded by the coding sequence ATGAGCACAGGAAACAATCCATTACTTCCCAAACTCTCACCTATCAGCATCAAAGAAAGAATTTCTTTGGTGTTTGTGGAAAAGGGTAATATTGATGTCCTCGACGGTGCTTTTGTTGTAGTTGATATTACAGGAGTGCGAACACATATTCCCGTCGGTGGTGTCTCGTGTTTGATGCTGGAACCCGGCACAAGACTATCTCATGCAGCAGCAGTCCTGGCCTCTCGCGTGGGATGTCTAATTTGCTGGATCGGAGAGGCGGGAGTACGGTTATATTCGTCAGGGCAACCGGGTGGAGCCAGGGCGGACAGGTTGCTATACCAGGCTAAGCTTGCACTGGATGATGAAGCGCGTTTGAAAGTTGTACGAAAGATGTATAAAGTGCGCTTTCAGGAAGAACCACCGGCGAAACGTAGCATAAACCAATTGCGAGGAATCGAAGGTGCGCGGGTCAGAAAAATGTATGATCTTCTTGCTAAACGGTATGGTGTTGAATGGAAGCATCGAAACTATGACGCTGAAAAATGGGAGAGCGGTGATTTGCCGAATCGCTGTTTAAGCTCCGCTACTGCGTGCCTCTATGGGATTACGGAGGCTGCCGTATTGGCTGCGGGGTATGCTCCTGCAATTGGTTTTATCCACACCGGCAAGCCGCTTTCTTTTGTATACGACATTGGGGATTTATTTAAATTTGAGACTGTAGTTCCTGTTGCTTTTCAAATAGCGGCAAAAAGACCTGACAATCCCGAACAGGCGGTAAGGCTTGCTTGCAGGGAGGTTTTTCGCAGTTCAAAGCTTTTAACCAGAATAATTCCCACTATAGAAGAGGTATTGGCAGCGGGCGGGCTTCAGATGCCTGAAGCACCGGCAGATGCTATAGAACCGGCTATTCCGAACACAGAAGGATTAGGAGATGCTGGTCATCGTTACTGA
- the cas2e gene encoding type I-E CRISPR-associated endoribonuclease Cas2e, translating to MLVIVTENAPPRLRGRLAIWMLEVRAGVYVGAYSVKVRDMMWDHVKEGIEEGNSVMMWDAPTESGFDFVTLGKNRRIPIEMQGIKLVSFMPEHGQDDATSIMIKGEDDNSCES from the coding sequence ATGCTGGTCATCGTTACTGAAAACGCACCACCTCGACTTCGAGGAAGGCTGGCCATCTGGATGCTGGAGGTAAGAGCAGGAGTGTATGTGGGAGCTTACTCTGTGAAAGTCCGTGACATGATGTGGGATCATGTTAAAGAAGGTATTGAAGAGGGAAATTCAGTGATGATGTGGGATGCTCCTACTGAATCGGGCTTCGACTTCGTTACATTAGGCAAGAATCGCCGTATTCCCATAGAAATGCAAGGGATTAAGCTGGTTTCGTTTATGCCGGAGCATGGACAAGATGATGCCACGAGTATCATGATTAAAGGAGAAGATGATAATAGTTGTGAAAGCTGA
- a CDS encoding Maf family protein: MLSRKPQWVYTGLAVIDVNRGKTYRACEKTKVYMRPPTDAQITNYFKRVSPLDKAGSFDIQGMGAIFIERIEGCFYNVVGLPLATLARLLKRTGIEI, translated from the coding sequence GGGGCTCGCGGTCATTGATGTGAACAGAGGGAAGACGTATCGCGCATGCGAGAAGACGAAGGTGTACATGCGCCCCCCGACCGACGCGCAGATTACGAACTACTTCAAGCGGGTATCCCCGCTGGACAAGGCAGGGAGCTTCGATATCCAGGGGATGGGAGCCATATTCATCGAACGCATCGAGGGGTGCTTCTACAACGTCGTGGGGTTGCCACTTGCCACTCTGGCACGGCTGCTCAAGCGCACGGGGATAGAGATATAA